The following DNA comes from Marinihelvus fidelis.
ACCAATAGTTCGAAATCCGGGTTGGCGGGGTCACCAGTTTTCAGGCACTCGCTGGCGTGGACGCCACTGCGATAGTGCCGGCGGTTGTTGAATGTAAACACACCAACCGCGCTTGAGGGGTGCGTTGCGGTAAACGTGAATGCATCCTCCTGGACGGGCGGGAAACCGGCGCACCAAGGCAGTGGCGGAAGGCCTGCAGAGTCCGGTGACGGCATCAGATTGCTGGTGTAGCCATACGCCCATTGGCTGTTGTCAGGCAACGTCACCGAAGACAGCCGCGCAAAGTACCCGGATGTCGTATTGGTGTACGCATAGCTCCAGGTGCGACCATGGCTGGTCGCGGTGCTCAGGCGCTTTCCGCTGTAGGTGAGGATGATCTCGCGGCCGTCGCTCGCCCAGATTCTCGTAGGCAGGCCATCAGTGTTGTACTGAAACTCAACCGTGTTTCCAAATCGATCCTCGATCTTGCTGGCCAGCAGGTAAAGGCGATTCCGGTCGATGACTACGGGCAGTGGGAATTGGCCGCCACCCTGGTTCACATATTTCAGCAACCGTGCAGCCGTTCGTGTCGTCGCCACATCGAAGTAGTACCTGTCGCCGGATGTCGTGGTCATCCGGAAGCCTTGCCCGGTGAACCCGGTCTTCATGGCGATGCAGTCGAACACGTCGCGGTCGGTGGTGGTCAACTTGTACGTGGCGCCACCGCTTGGCTGTGGTGCCTGCGTTTGCACCCCCATGGCGGTCTGCGCGCCTCGACCGGGCACGTTTATCGATATCCCCTGCCAGACTTCTCCCCGTCGAAAGGCGCTGATGACAAGTGCCGGTGTATATCCACCGTTACAGCGAAGCGCGTCGCCGGCCCCCGTATGGTAGGTCGCCGCCATGTAGGGAACATCGACATCCCAGTTCCCGGCGCCGCGCAACAACGAGTCATAAGGCTTCAGGTGATTCTGAGGTTGCATTTCAACCGCGAAACGCCTGGTGAGCCTGACCGGCAGGGTACTGTTTCCGGGAATATCGATATCGGTGACGGCAAACGCGGTGCTGCCGTTGTACAGGCTGACCTGCTCGCCGAATAGGCCGGTATCAAGTGAGGAAACGTTTTGTGCCGCCTCTACACGCTTGCGGTATTCAACGTACGGCTGAATCGCCCCGTCTTCGGAAGCGCTGGCCGCGTAGACGCCGCCCTGGTCAGATTCCCCACCATCAACAGGCCCCTCATCAGGCGGTTCCTGGGCAAACAGGCTGAATGAAACTGCCAGCACGCACAGTGAAAACACGAACCTAGAAAAGACACGCATCCCACGGCTCCGAATTGTCAACGACCCCTTGCGGGTCGCCACGCACCGGCTCGAACAAACCGGCACCCGCCATACGCCTGAACCCTGATTCGGGTCCGGCACATCGGCATTTCGAGTGCTTTATACGCCTGAATTTCGGGTTTGCATAGAGGGTGAACAGGAAAAATTCGGGCCAGGTAATTAACCGAACCCGAGGCGCCGTCACAACGGCGGAATTGTCGCTGACAAACCTTTTCCGGCCAAGCGCCTTCGTGATTGACAGTCGTGCCAAATGGTTCCATTATGGCTCCATATTGCAACTATTTATTCCGACAATGCCTAACCTCTCCATCAAGAATGTCCCTGCTGACGTGATCGTCGGTTTGCGCGAACGTGCGTCCGCCAATCACCGCTCGTTGCAGGGTGAACTGCTGGCATTGGTGACCCAGGTTGTCACAAACCCGGGTTCAGTTTCTGGCGCGGAAACCGTTCAGCGCGCTCGAAAAGGTTACAAATCCATCGAGCAGATTGCCCAGGAGCACCGTCAACTCAAGAAGCGTCCCTACCGTAAAGGCCCGCACTCAACGGAGCTGATTCGACAGGATCGCGATGCGCGCTGAAGGCGAGTCGTCGCTGTTCATCGCGGAACCTGCGGGAAGTTACACCCGCTATCCACCACTGGTGGTTGATTGCAGCGTGCTGGCGGCCGTGCTGTTTGACGAACCGGAAAGGGAAACCGCGCTCGTGGCCATGGCGGGCAAAGAGCTGTTCGCACCCGACCTGCTGGACCACGAAATTGTCAGCGTGGCGCTGAAGAAGTCCAAAGCGGGACTGGAAAAAGCCGCAAAGCGCGCCCTGCAGGACCTGTCAGACCTGCGCCTGACCCGCTGCGCTGTCGATAGCGCCGCACAATACGCACTTGCCCAGCATTTGAATCTCACCGCGTATGACGCAGCATACCTGGCGCTCGCCATAAACCTCCGCGCCCCACTGGCCACCTTCGACCAGCAACTGGGCAATGTTGCTAGAGCGGCGCTTTCAGGGGTATAGACAGTTTCATGGGCTGTAAGCGCAACCAGGTTCTTGCCGAGGAAAGGTTTAGTCTTGCAGGGCGAGTAGAAAAGGAATAATTTATACTCATGCTTGCGTTTGAGTTCGATAAACGGAAGAGCGGTACCAACCTTGAAAAACATGGAATCGATTTTCATGACGCCCAGACACTTTGGAAAGATCCAGACCTGCTTCAGCTCCGGGCAAAGTCCGAGGATGAAGATCGGTTCCTAGTGATTGGTCGAATAGGTTCCAAACACTGGTCGGCTGTTGTGACCTATAGAAACCTAAGGATCCGCCTGACATCTGTCAGGAGGTCCCGAAAAGCGGAGGTCGATTTATATGAAAGCCAGCGAATTTGACAAGAAGTTCGACGACGACAAAGAAGACATCATTGATGACCTTTATCTGTCCTCGGCGAATCGTGTCAATCAAAAGCAAAAGCGAATCAATGTCGACTTTCCGACCTGGGTGGTTGAGTCGTTGGACCGCGAAGCCGCTCGGGTTGGCGTCACCCGTCAGTCCATCATCAAGGTATGGCTGGTTGAGCGGCTCCAGGCTGAAGCCGCTAACAATCCGCTTAAAAGCAACGCTTCAGAGGGCGCGCTGTAGCATCACCGCGCAGTTCGTGCCCAACGGCTCTTTACCACTCACTACTCCCCACTCACAACCCGGTAACAAGGCTCATAAGCCACCCCGGGCAACTTCATACGATGCTGCGCCACAAACTCTGAAAGCAGCCCGTCCAGCTTGTCCATGATTGCTTTTTCTCCGCTGATCTCGAACTTGCCGCCGGCGCGGATGGCGGCCAGGGTATTGGGTTTCACGTTGCCGGCGACGATGCCGGAAAACGCGCGGCGCAGGTTGGCGGCCAGTTCGTGCACCGGCAGGTCGCGGTGCAGTTCCAGGCCGGCCATGGCGGCGTGGGTGGGTTCGAAGGGGCGCTGGAAGTCCTCGTCGATCTGCAGGCGCCAGTTGTAGTACCAGGCGTCCTTGACCTCGCTGCGGAATTCGCCGACTTCCGCCAGGCCGGCCTGCATGGTCTGCGCCACGGCCACCGGGTCGTCGATGATGATCTGGTAGCGCGCGGCGGCCTGGTCGCCCAGGGTCAGGCGGATGAACTTGTCGATCTGCTCGAAATAGGCGGCGGAGCCGGCGGGGCCGGTGAACACCACCGGGAACGGCAGGTCGGCGTTCTTCGGGTGCAGCAGGATGCCCAGCAGGTAGAGGATTTCCTCTGCGGTGCCCGCGCCGCCGGGGAACACCACGATGCCGTGGCCCAGGCGCACGAAGGCCTCCAGGCGCTTTTCGATATCCGG
Coding sequences within:
- a CDS encoding type II toxin-antitoxin system VapC family toxin, encoding MRAEGESSLFIAEPAGSYTRYPPLVVDCSVLAAVLFDEPERETALVAMAGKELFAPDLLDHEIVSVALKKSKAGLEKAAKRALQDLSDLRLTRCAVDSAAQYALAQHLNLTAYDAAYLALAINLRAPLATFDQQLGNVARAALSGV
- a CDS encoding BrnT family toxin; the protein is MLAFEFDKRKSGTNLEKHGIDFHDAQTLWKDPDLLQLRAKSEDEDRFLVIGRIGSKHWSAVVTYRNLRIRLTSVRRSRKAEVDLYESQRI
- the brnA gene encoding type II toxin-antitoxin system BrnA family antitoxin; translation: MKASEFDKKFDDDKEDIIDDLYLSSANRVNQKQKRINVDFPTWVVESLDREAARVGVTRQSIIKVWLVERLQAEAANNPLKSNASEGAL
- a CDS encoding FitA-like ribbon-helix-helix domain-containing protein — translated: MIDSRAKWFHYGSILQLFIPTMPNLSIKNVPADVIVGLRERASANHRSLQGELLALVTQVVTNPGSVSGAETVQRARKGYKSIEQIAQEHRQLKKRPYRKGPHSTELIRQDRDAR